One genomic window of Gammaproteobacteria bacterium includes the following:
- a CDS encoding AAA family ATPase, which produces MITIAIANQKGGCGKTTAAINLAAALGRNGQRVLLVDTDPQGHASLGLGQQCANVNGLYEVFIQEADLREVIIPAVTPGVDLVPSTISLAAIEHLLADLPRRERQLAQHLEGLPPKYDFTVIDCPPTLGLLSFNALRAADLVLIPVEMSVFALDGVDRLRDTIELLAEKYELDIPVRILPNLVDHRTRFTQDTLQRLKERFGDEILPVSIHYTVRLKEAAARGIPIIDHLPGSVASDNYRALAAEILRLHAHTPPHVRPGPDAEDDTLAVPAGAEPEVETGDAREISLIFHGPAGIDIRIAGDFNGWAPDQGVTTERHDDVLIKTLRVGPGRYQYRLVVNGEWRADPTNPRFVTNEYGEINSVLDVEDVPQLVPA; this is translated from the coding sequence ATGATCACGATCGCCATCGCCAATCAGAAAGGAGGATGCGGCAAGACCACCGCCGCCATCAATCTGGCCGCCGCACTGGGACGCAACGGCCAGCGCGTACTGCTGGTCGATACCGACCCCCAGGGACACGCCTCGCTGGGACTGGGACAACAGTGCGCCAATGTGAATGGACTGTACGAGGTCTTCATCCAGGAAGCGGACCTCCGCGAGGTCATCATCCCCGCGGTGACCCCCGGCGTCGATCTGGTGCCCTCGACCATATCGCTCGCCGCGATCGAGCACCTGCTGGCGGATCTGCCCCGCCGGGAACGCCAGCTGGCCCAGCATCTGGAGGGCCTGCCGCCGAAATACGATTTCACCGTCATCGACTGCCCGCCTACGCTCGGACTGCTCTCGTTCAACGCCCTGCGCGCCGCCGACCTTGTGCTGATCCCGGTGGAGATGAGCGTGTTCGCGCTGGACGGGGTGGACCGCCTGCGCGACACCATCGAACTGCTGGCGGAAAAATACGAGCTCGACATACCGGTACGGATACTGCCCAACCTGGTCGATCACCGCACCCGTTTCACCCAGGACACGCTGCAGCGCCTGAAGGAGCGCTTCGGTGACGAGATCCTCCCGGTCAGCATTCACTATACGGTACGGCTCAAGGAGGCCGCGGCGCGCGGGATTCCCATCATCGATCATCTGCCCGGTTCGGTGGCGAGCGACAATTACCGCGCCCTGGCCGCGGAGATCCTGCGCCTCCATGCGCACACCCCGCCGCATGTCCGACCCGGGCCTGACGCGGAGGACGATACCCTTGCCGTCCCCGCCGGCGCGGAACCGGAGGTTGAGACGGGCGATGCGCGGGAGATCAGCCTGATCTTCCACGGACCCGCCGGGATCGACATCCGGATCGCCGGCGATTTCAACGGCTGGGCGCCCGACCAGGGGGTGACGACGGAACGCCATGACGACGTGCTGATCAAGACCCTGCGCGTCGGTCCCGGACGCTATCAGTACCGCCTGGTCGTCAACGGGGAATGGCGCGCCGACCCCACCAACCCGCGCTTCGTGACCAATGAGTACGGCGAGATCAACTCCGTGCTCGACGTGGAGGACGTCCCACAGCTCGTGCCCGCATGA